The DNA segment CCGAGCACTGGCGGGTGTAGACGTCGGTGGCCTCGGTGGGGTCGCTGTAGAGGGTGTGCGCACTGTCGAGCAGCCAGGCCAGCGCGCGGTTGTGCTGGTTGGTGGCCGACTCGGAGCGATACACCTCATCCATCACGTCCAGCTCGCGTCCCGCGAAGGCGCGCTGCGTACCGAGGAGCTGCGCCCAGCGATGCGCCGCCGAGTCCGCGGGAATCAGGCTGACGGTCGCGATGGCCCCCGCGTTGACGAAGGGATTGAGCGGCTTGCCGCCATGCACGACGAGCGCATGCACCGACGAGAATGACTCGCCGGTGGGGTTGTCGCCAATCTTCTGACGAACGCCATCCGCCCCCACCGCGTCGAGCGCGCAAGAGAGCGTGAAGACCTTCGAGATGGACTCGATGGCGAAGAGGGACCGCGTGTCTCCGGCCTCCGCGGCCTGCCCATCCGCGCGCATGACCACGATGCCGAAGCGCGCGGGGTCCACCTTCGCCAAGACGGGGAAGGTGCACCGCGCCGGTCAGGTTGCCGCCCACGCCCACCACCGAGTGGCTCTCGTCCCGATTCTCGGCCTGGGTGCCGATGGCGCGCACAATCCCCGCGAGCTGCGCATGGCCCCACGTCCCCTCGGCCCGCCACGCGACGACCGCGTCGGGCATCCACGCGCGCGGGGTGCCCGCATCCGTGGGGACATCCACCTCGGGCTGCTCCAGCGAGACGTGGAGGAACATGCGCCGGTGGGGATCGCTCGACAGCGTGCGGCTGTAGCGCACCACCGCGTGCCGGGAGAACACGAGCGCGTTGGGGCCCTCGAAGTCGAGGGTGCTCGGGTAGGCATCGACGTCCACGAAGGTGGAGTCGGTGAAGCCCGCGAGGACGCCGCCGAGCTGCGCGTAGAAGTAGTCGGGGTGGAAGCCGAAGGTGGGCCGAGCCTGCGCGAAGCTCGTCTTGAAGAGCATCCGCATCGGCCCCAGTTCCGTCTTGCCACGCATCTCCACCGAGACATCGGACGGGTTCGCGGTGGCGACCGTCTGCGCACCCGCCGAGTGGAACAGCGGCTGACCTCGCACGGGAATCGACGAGGTCGTGAACCACGTGGGAGTGCCGAGCAGCTTCGAGGTCACCATGAAGTGAGTGGTGACCCCGAGCCCCAACTTCAGGAACACCTTCGTGTCCGGAACCTGGAAGTAGCCCGGGAGCGAGGGATCGAACGTCGCCTGGTCCGAGCGGGGCGCGAAGTACTGCACATCGGACGGGAGCTGCTGGTCGAGGAAAGGCAGCGCGTCCAGCGCCATCTGTTCGCCCGGCGTGGGCTTCGCGGACGCCACGCCCTGGGCCCGGGCCTCGCCAACGCAGAGCCCGAGCGTCGCCAGGGCGAGCCCCATCCACCGAGGACGGCGCTGGCACCGGAGAGGTAAAGGACCCATTGCGTTCGTGACCATGGCGGCTCGGTCGCGAACGTAGAGGGCCGCCAGGTCCCCGGCACCCCGAGCGCGGAGTGCACGACGCTGTCCGACAGCCGACGCGCGTCAGCGCGGTTGGGAATGCGGCACCCCAGGGTGATGCCGCGACTTCAACAGCCACTGCACCAACGCACTGCCGCCGACCGCGACGACCACCAGCAGCAGCGACACGGGCTGCTTGCGCGCCGTGCTGGCCAGGAACGTGAGCAGGACGATGCCCATGAGCACCATCCCCGTCCCGATGACAGCCCGGGAGGCGCCCGTCTGGCGCGAGAGCTTCCAGCACGCCACGAACGCGGCCAGATAGCAGATGAGGAAGGTGGCGCTGGCGATGTTCGCGATCGCCCCCAGGCTCAAGGTGTTGATCATCACCAGGATGGCGACGATGCCCCAGGTGAAGCCCTTCGTTCCCTTCCCCTCCAGCGGTGTCGAGAACGCCTTGGGGAGTTGCTCGGCGCGGGCCAGCGCGGTCGAGACATTGAGCGCGGCGAACAACGTGGCGTTGATGGCGGACGCGGTCGCCAGCAACGCGCCGAGCGCGACGACCGTGAAGCCCGCATTGCCGAGCACGGGTCGAGCCGCTTGAGCGACCGCCGTGTCCGCGTCGCGCGCCAGCTCGACCGGCGACACCTGGGCCAGGACCGTGATGGACAGCCCCACGTACAGGAGCGTCACCACGCCGATGGCCAGGTAGATGG comes from the Myxococcaceae bacterium JPH2 genome and includes:
- the glsA gene encoding glutaminase A, whose amino-acid sequence is MAKVDPARFGIVVMRADGQAAEAGDTRSLFAIESISKVFTLSCALDAVGADGVRQKIGDNPTGESFSSVHALVVHGGKPLNPFVNAGAIATVSLIPADSAAHRWAQLLGTQRAFAGRELDVMDEVYRSESATNQHNRALAWLLDSAHTLYSDPTEATDVYTRQCSVGITTWDLAVMGATLAAGGINPLTRQRAVRAEHVPRILAEMTMSGLYDNTGTWQYEVGLPGKSGVGGGILAVVPGELAIATFSPPLDRFGNSVRGQLASRRLSEVLGLNLFSA